One genomic segment of Desulfonatronum thioautotrophicum includes these proteins:
- a CDS encoding biotin carboxylase N-terminal domain-containing protein, protein MKQTRAKHKVLIANRGEIATRIIRACQQLGLDFVCVTTKEDAASGHCRLAEELGGEQALYRINSYYDPNEMFSVADASGATAIHPGYGFYAEDHRFARRASERSRPLIFIGPSWAVIRDLGDKINTKRLARSLNIPTIPGSDRPLYDEIEAEGIAEALFAFQVDQGQHKPVVLVKASAGGGGMGIEEVNDPDKFRSTFRRVRNYAKRQFRDEGVLVEQRIFDFNHLEVQIVAERSGTNIVHFGTRNCSVQSIGRQKRIEVAPGFTPQFVTYSFDAASVLEAVIDHSLAMAREVRYDNVGTWEWIVTPNGQPFLLEVNTRIQVENGVSAIVSRLPDTKHVNLIAEQIRLGLGDTLGYTQEDIVFDGVGIEYRIIAEEPHNKFAPWVGRIERFSWKEEPWTQVFTHVPTDRPYDIPTEYDPNLALGIVWGETLHQARERGQAFLDNLVLEGQNSRNEPLQSNIAYLRQKTEMLLMF, encoded by the coding sequence ATGAAGCAAACGCGAGCAAAACATAAGGTTCTCATCGCCAATCGCGGTGAAATCGCCACTCGGATCATTCGGGCCTGCCAGCAGCTTGGCCTGGATTTTGTCTGCGTCACAACCAAAGAGGACGCTGCGTCCGGTCATTGTCGACTGGCCGAAGAACTTGGCGGGGAGCAGGCCCTTTACCGAATCAATTCCTACTATGACCCCAATGAAATGTTTTCCGTGGCCGACGCTTCCGGGGCAACAGCAATTCACCCCGGGTATGGATTTTATGCCGAGGACCACCGGTTTGCCCGCCGGGCCAGCGAGCGCAGCCGACCGTTGATTTTTATTGGACCGTCCTGGGCCGTGATCCGGGACTTGGGCGACAAGATCAACACAAAACGCCTGGCGCGCAGCCTGAATATTCCAACCATTCCCGGATCGGATCGACCACTATACGACGAAATCGAGGCTGAGGGCATTGCTGAAGCCCTCTTTGCGTTTCAGGTGGACCAAGGGCAGCATAAACCCGTGGTCTTGGTTAAAGCCTCGGCTGGCGGTGGGGGGATGGGCATTGAAGAAGTCAACGACCCCGACAAGTTTCGGAGTACCTTCAGGCGTGTACGCAATTACGCCAAACGCCAGTTTCGTGATGAGGGCGTCCTGGTGGAGCAGCGCATCTTCGACTTCAACCACCTGGAAGTTCAGATCGTGGCCGAACGTTCCGGGACGAACATCGTGCATTTTGGCACCAGGAACTGCTCGGTGCAAAGCATCGGTCGGCAAAAACGCATTGAGGTCGCGCCGGGTTTCACACCCCAGTTCGTGACCTATTCTTTTGATGCGGCAAGCGTTCTTGAGGCTGTCATTGACCATTCCCTGGCCATGGCCAGGGAGGTTCGTTATGACAATGTGGGAACCTGGGAGTGGATCGTCACCCCCAATGGCCAGCCGTTTTTGCTGGAGGTGAATACGCGCATCCAGGTGGAAAATGGAGTCAGCGCAATTGTTTCCAGACTTCCGGATACAAAACACGTCAATCTGATAGCAGAGCAGATTCGTCTTGGACTGGGTGATACCCTGGGCTACACCCAGGAGGATATCGTCTTTGATGGCGTTGGAATCGAATATCGAATCATCGCCGAGGAACCGCACAACAAGTTTGCCCCATGGGTCGGACGGATCGAGCGATTTTCCTGGAAAGAAGAACCATGGACTCAGGTCTTCACGCATGTTCCGACGGACAGGCCGTATGACATTCCCACGGAGTACGATCCCAACCTGGCCTTGGGCATTGTCTGGGGGGAAACTCTGCATCAGGCTCGGGAACGCGGGCAGGCCTTTCTGGACAATCTGGTCCTGGAAGGCCAGAACAGCAGAAATGAACCCTTGCAGTCCAATATCGCCTATTTGCGACAAAAAACAGAAATGTTGCTGATGTTCTGA
- a CDS encoding PilZ domain-containing protein: protein MAIELFDFGIDYPEDAKRKHQRRGVRVHLPGLTAWVLERDAVFSITDLSTFGLAFNDTSSSFQVGQEMHVDVHVHGKVWIAGLEAKVVAVRDGALVACAFPKMTRFQELRMDKLILEIQKRWIKIRKLQTQQDGDEANASKT, encoded by the coding sequence TTGGCAATTGAACTGTTTGATTTTGGCATCGACTATCCTGAGGATGCAAAACGGAAGCACCAGCGTCGGGGTGTAAGAGTTCATCTGCCGGGCTTGACCGCCTGGGTACTGGAACGTGATGCGGTTTTTTCGATCACCGATTTAAGCACGTTCGGGCTGGCCTTCAATGATACATCCAGTTCCTTCCAGGTCGGGCAGGAGATGCATGTGGATGTTCATGTCCACGGCAAAGTTTGGATCGCCGGGCTGGAGGCCAAAGTGGTTGCTGTCCGTGACGGTGCCCTGGTGGCCTGCGCGTTTCCAAAAATGACCAGGTTCCAGGAGTTGCGGATGGACAAACTCATCCTGGAAATACAAAAGCGATGGATCAAGATCCGTAAACTACAGACACAGCAGGACGGGGATGAAGCAAACGCGAGCAAAACATAA
- a CDS encoding OmpA/MotB family protein, with product MSADFETTQKAGGLDAEYEENEEGSRDWMVIFTDMCLLLLVFFILLFTMSTLDDVRFRESFYSVRHALGDAMGGTMGADRIPAEDIGVFIDQAMMHRQVVENQRRIFSDFRYFQNTQGLEGIVGAVFDEGTITLRIPGDVLFGLGQVSLSPEGRTIVADLKDFFVRYHDQTINIRGFTDDILPRPGGRFEDNWEISALRAVNVLRYLVELGIEPVRLTSTGFADMYPLYPNTSEENRSRNRRVEFVLEKRIGN from the coding sequence GTGAGCGCTGATTTTGAAACCACCCAAAAAGCAGGCGGCCTGGACGCCGAATATGAGGAAAATGAAGAGGGCAGCCGGGACTGGATGGTTATTTTCACGGACATGTGCCTCTTGCTTCTGGTTTTTTTTATCTTGCTTTTCACCATGTCCACACTGGACGATGTGCGGTTTCGGGAATCCTTCTATTCCGTGCGCCATGCCCTTGGTGATGCCATGGGCGGCACCATGGGGGCCGACAGGATACCGGCGGAAGATATCGGCGTGTTTATCGACCAGGCAATGATGCACAGGCAGGTTGTTGAAAATCAGCGCAGAATCTTTTCTGATTTCCGCTATTTTCAAAATACTCAGGGACTGGAGGGCATTGTCGGAGCCGTATTTGATGAGGGGACGATTACCTTGCGTATTCCCGGGGACGTCTTGTTCGGCTTGGGGCAAGTTTCTTTGAGTCCTGAGGGCCGGACGATTGTTGCTGATCTCAAGGATTTTTTTGTTCGCTACCATGACCAAACCATCAATATTCGCGGGTTCACGGATGATATTTTGCCCCGCCCCGGAGGGCGATTTGAGGATAATTGGGAAATTTCCGCCTTGCGTGCCGTGAATGTCTTACGCTATCTTGTCGAACTCGGCATTGAGCCTGTACGCCTGACCTCCACGGGATTTGCGGACATGTATCCCCTTTACCCGAATACTTCTGAGGAAAATCGCAGCAGAAACAGGCGAGTCGAGTTCGTCTTGGAGAAGCGAATTGGCAATTGA
- a CDS encoding motility protein A, with protein MDKTTLFGIIAGASLIMGAIMLGGAMDTFVNIPGFMIVIGGTLAAISVNYPFNEIIQAHTAAYKIFLSRQIREVDVVNTMVKIADISRREGLLALENVKTENMILKKACQLIADNADPLMIREMLAIEIASLRRRHHMVQDVFKRMGAYAPSFGMIGTLIGLVQMLASLHDPTTIGPAMAVALLTTFYGAMLASLIFLPMAGKLRSRSQEEILHLHIIFEGAKCILENNNPRLVHEKLSSFVPPKERRSER; from the coding sequence ATGGATAAAACGACTCTTTTTGGAATTATTGCCGGGGCCTCCCTGATCATGGGGGCCATCATGCTCGGCGGAGCCATGGATACGTTTGTCAACATTCCGGGCTTTATGATCGTGATCGGAGGAACGTTGGCTGCGATCTCCGTAAATTACCCTTTCAATGAAATAATTCAAGCGCATACTGCTGCATACAAAATTTTTCTGTCTCGTCAGATTCGCGAAGTCGACGTTGTGAATACAATGGTCAAGATCGCGGATATCAGCCGCCGTGAGGGATTGCTTGCGTTGGAGAACGTCAAGACGGAAAACATGATTCTCAAAAAAGCATGCCAACTGATTGCCGATAACGCAGACCCATTGATGATTCGGGAAATGCTGGCCATTGAAATCGCCTCCCTGCGCCGCCGACATCACATGGTCCAGGACGTTTTCAAGCGTATGGGGGCGTATGCACCTTCTTTCGGCATGATCGGCACCCTGATTGGATTGGTCCAAATGTTGGCATCCCTGCACGACCCGACGACGATTGGGCCGGCCATGGCTGTTGCACTCTTGACGACGTTTTACGGGGCCATGTTGGCCAGCTTGATCTTTTTGCCCATGGCCGGGAAGTTGCGCAGTCGCAGCCAAGAGGAAATTCTGCACTTGCACATCATTTTTGAGGGTGCAAAGTGTATCCTGGAAAATAACAATCCCCGGCTCGTGCACGAAAAGCTCTCTTCATTCGTCCCTCCCAAGGAGCGCCGCAGTGAGCGCTGA
- a CDS encoding purine-nucleoside phosphorylase, translating into MSTTPFQLETIAADYLASRLLPNQSASVGIILGTGLGQWVEDMDDFSAVDYKQIPGFARTNVQSHAGRLCAGKVQNTPVLALQGRFHLYEGYSPDDVCFGLRTLAILGVKTIVITNAAGALNPLFQAGEIMVITDQINLTGRNPLLGLRYGEPQFPDMSQLFSSRLADLAHSSALQQGQRLQQGVYMGILGPSLETPAETRMFRQLGADAIGMSTVMETIAAKQMGLEILGLSCLTNKNLPDCMAPTSLEEIIAVGQDIGQRLGDLLNALIPDIAASH; encoded by the coding sequence ATGTCCACAACCCCCTTTCAGCTGGAAACCATCGCGGCCGATTATCTCGCTTCCCGCCTCCTGCCCAACCAGAGTGCTTCGGTTGGCATTATCCTTGGCACCGGCCTTGGTCAATGGGTGGAGGACATGGATGATTTCTCGGCCGTGGACTATAAGCAAATCCCAGGTTTTGCCAGGACAAACGTTCAAAGCCATGCCGGCCGGCTCTGCGCCGGAAAAGTGCAAAATACGCCAGTTCTGGCCCTTCAAGGCCGGTTCCACCTCTACGAGGGTTACTCTCCTGATGACGTCTGTTTTGGTTTGCGCACCCTGGCGATTTTAGGCGTTAAAACCATCGTCATAACCAACGCGGCCGGCGCCCTCAACCCTCTTTTTCAAGCCGGGGAGATCATGGTCATTACCGATCAAATTAACTTGACAGGGCGGAACCCACTGCTTGGTCTCCGCTACGGGGAACCCCAGTTTCCTGACATGAGCCAATTGTTTTCGTCGCGACTGGCCGACTTGGCCCACTCCAGTGCGCTGCAACAGGGACAACGACTTCAACAGGGAGTTTACATGGGCATTCTCGGCCCCAGCTTGGAAACACCGGCTGAAACCAGAATGTTTCGTCAATTGGGTGCGGACGCCATTGGCATGTCCACGGTCATGGAGACCATCGCCGCCAAGCAGATGGGGCTGGAGATTCTTGGACTTTCCTGTCTCACCAACAAAAATTTGCCGGATTGCATGGCGCCGACTTCTCTGGAGGAAATCATCGCCGTGGGCCAGGATATCGGGCAAC